A single Paraburkholderia sp. FT54 DNA region contains:
- a CDS encoding phosphomannomutase/phosphoglucomutase (catalyzes the interconversion of alpha-D-mannose 1-phosphate to alpha-D-mannose 6-phosphate and alpha-D-glucose 1-phosphate to alpha-D-glucose 6-phosphate), with the protein MISKTIFKAYDIRGVIGKTLDADAARSIGRAFGSEVRAQGGDSVVVARDGRLSGPELIQALSDGLRAAGVDVVNVGMVPTPVGYFAASVPLQLDGGERRVDSCIVVTGSHNPPDYNGFKMVLRGAAIYGDQILALHQRIGDENFSEGSGTYTEYDIADAYLERIAGDIKLARPIKIVVDTGNGVAGGLAPKLFRKLGCELVELFTEIDGNFPNHHPDPAHPENLQDVIRALKETDAEIGFAFDGDGDRLGVVTKDGQIIYPDRQLMLFAEEVLSRNKGAQIIYDVKCTRNLAKWVKDKGGEPLMWKTGHSLVKAKLRETGAPLAGEMSGHVFFKDRWYGFDDGLYTGARLLEILTRVEDPSKLLNSLPNSNSTPELQLKLEEGENFELIARLQQNAKFTGADDVVKIDGVRVEYPDGFGLARSSNTTPVVVMRFEADSDAALKRIQEDFRRVIMAEKPDAKLPF; encoded by the coding sequence ATGATCTCCAAAACTATCTTCAAGGCATATGACATTCGCGGTGTAATCGGCAAGACGCTCGACGCCGACGCAGCGCGTTCGATTGGCCGCGCGTTCGGCAGCGAAGTGCGGGCGCAAGGCGGCGACTCCGTGGTGGTCGCGCGTGACGGGCGCCTCTCGGGTCCCGAGCTGATCCAGGCATTGTCGGACGGCCTGCGTGCGGCCGGCGTCGACGTGGTCAACGTGGGCATGGTGCCCACACCGGTCGGCTATTTCGCGGCCAGCGTGCCGTTGCAGCTCGACGGTGGCGAGCGCCGCGTCGATTCGTGCATCGTCGTGACCGGTAGTCATAATCCGCCGGACTACAACGGCTTCAAGATGGTCCTGCGCGGCGCGGCCATTTACGGCGACCAGATTCTCGCGCTGCATCAGCGCATCGGCGACGAAAACTTCTCCGAAGGCAGCGGCACGTACACCGAGTACGACATCGCCGACGCCTATCTCGAGCGCATCGCCGGCGACATCAAGCTCGCGCGTCCCATCAAGATCGTGGTCGACACCGGCAACGGCGTGGCCGGCGGACTTGCGCCCAAGTTGTTCAGGAAGCTCGGCTGCGAGCTGGTCGAACTGTTCACCGAGATCGACGGCAACTTCCCGAACCATCACCCGGACCCGGCTCACCCGGAAAACCTGCAGGACGTGATTCGCGCGCTGAAGGAAACAGACGCGGAAATCGGCTTCGCCTTCGACGGCGACGGCGACCGCCTCGGCGTGGTGACCAAAGACGGCCAGATCATCTATCCGGACCGTCAGCTCATGCTGTTCGCTGAAGAAGTGCTGTCGCGCAACAAGGGCGCGCAGATCATTTACGACGTGAAATGCACGCGCAACCTTGCCAAGTGGGTGAAGGACAAGGGCGGCGAGCCGCTCATGTGGAAGACCGGCCACTCGCTCGTCAAGGCGAAGCTGCGCGAAACCGGCGCGCCGCTGGCCGGTGAAATGAGCGGCCACGTGTTCTTCAAGGATCGCTGGTACGGTTTCGACGACGGCCTGTACACCGGCGCGCGCCTGCTCGAAATCCTCACGCGTGTGGAAGACCCGAGCAAGCTCCTGAACTCGTTGCCGAACTCGAACTCCACGCCGGAATTGCAACTGAAGCTCGAAGAAGGCGAAAACTTTGAACTGATCGCACGCCTGCAGCAAAACGCGAAGTTCACCGGCGCGGACGACGTCGTGAAGATCGACGGTGTACGCGTCGAGTATCCGGACGGCTTCGGTCTTGCGCGTTCGTCGAACACCACGCCGGTGGTCGTGATGCGTTTCGAAGCCGATAGCGACGCGGCGCTCAAGCGCATCCAGGAAGACTTCCGCCGCGTGATCATGGCGGAGAAGCCGGACGCGAAGCTGCCGTTCTGA
- a CDS encoding oligosaccharide flippase family protein, protein MLTLKRFANPDVTRAFTNIVWLGLERLTQIGVAIVISGMLARYFGPDTFGKWQYANTLLLVLSPITWVCGAEILVPTIVNRPPAQLGTVLGSAFALRISVSAAALLLTWLGIALHFFEPLVGAMLAGLAVTMLFREPFVGVINAWLQSMTYSKPQLLTSMSTAVLKAALVYLLMRAAAAPARFGWLWALESAAIGAVLLIYYMRRHGSKLGWHLDRSLFRHFASAGTVFWLGLICMYLFLKLDRLMLERTISFADLGRYSAAQQLNENWITLALMLAQTIAPAFVYRVQDATQLRRNMWRLTAMTAALMVAGAIVLDLLAGLIIRRVFGPQFEGAIEIFRWAVWLSVPAGIEAIGNLIVLKYQAKFVLLAKWLLALAVAFAVNLLAIARLGANGALVGLAAGYLAAASVNLYYIRFKLRP, encoded by the coding sequence ATGCTGACGCTCAAACGCTTCGCCAATCCGGACGTCACGCGCGCCTTCACGAATATCGTCTGGCTCGGGCTGGAACGGCTCACGCAGATCGGCGTGGCAATCGTGATCAGCGGCATGCTGGCGCGCTACTTCGGGCCGGACACGTTCGGCAAATGGCAGTACGCGAACACGCTGCTGCTGGTGCTGTCGCCCATTACGTGGGTGTGCGGCGCGGAAATCCTGGTACCCACCATCGTCAACCGGCCGCCGGCGCAGCTCGGCACCGTGCTCGGCAGCGCCTTCGCGTTGCGCATTTCCGTGTCGGCGGCGGCCTTGCTGCTCACATGGCTCGGCATTGCCCTGCACTTCTTCGAGCCGCTGGTCGGCGCCATGCTCGCCGGCCTCGCCGTGACCATGCTGTTTCGCGAACCGTTCGTCGGCGTGATCAACGCGTGGCTGCAAAGCATGACCTACAGCAAGCCACAGTTGCTCACCAGCATGAGCACCGCGGTGCTGAAAGCCGCTCTGGTCTATCTGCTGATGCGCGCGGCGGCCGCGCCCGCCCGCTTCGGCTGGCTGTGGGCGCTCGAATCGGCGGCCATCGGCGCTGTTTTGCTGATCTATTACATGCGCCGGCATGGCAGCAAGCTCGGCTGGCATCTCGACCGTTCGCTCTTCAGGCACTTCGCGAGCGCGGGCACAGTGTTCTGGCTCGGCCTGATCTGTATGTACCTGTTCCTGAAACTGGACCGGCTGATGCTCGAACGGACGATTTCGTTCGCCGACCTCGGGCGCTATTCCGCCGCCCAGCAACTGAACGAGAACTGGATCACGCTCGCGCTGATGCTCGCGCAAACCATCGCGCCCGCCTTCGTCTACCGCGTGCAGGACGCCACCCAGTTGCGCCGCAATATGTGGCGGCTCACCGCCATGACCGCCGCGCTGATGGTGGCGGGCGCGATCGTGCTGGATCTGCTGGCCGGGTTGATCATCCGCCGCGTGTTCGGGCCGCAGTTCGAAGGCGCGATCGAGATCTTCCGTTGGGCCGTGTGGCTGTCCGTACCCGCGGGCATCGAAGCGATCGGCAATCTGATCGTGCTCAAATATCAGGCCAAGTTCGTGTTGCTCGCGAAGTGGCTGCTGGCGCTCGCCGTCGCGTTCGCGGTCAATCTGCTGGCCATTGCGCGGCTTGGCGCAAACGGCGCGCTGGTGGGCCTCGCGGCCGGCTATCTGGCGGCCGCGTCGGTCAATCTTTACTACATTCGTTTCAAATTGCGCCCATGA
- a CDS encoding glycosyltransferase, giving the protein MTNSPATAQITLDDVAVLLPAYNGQADVDLTLASFSESAPVHVLIVDDGSMPPIVAPAIANMKIEVLRMARNGGIERALQTGIDALAQRGFRYAARIDAGDRSVPQRLARQRVFMELHPRVAGLGMWTQVVTREGKPLFMLTPPAAPDAIRRLRFFRSCLAHPSMMLRIDAVRAVGNYRAEYRSAEDLDLFVRLMERYDCANLPELGLYYELNEGGISATKRRRQVSSTLRLQLRYFNVANVYDWLGLGKNLLHLVTPYRALQRIKRSLLTPRASH; this is encoded by the coding sequence ATGACGAACTCACCCGCCACCGCGCAAATCACCCTCGACGACGTCGCGGTACTGCTTCCCGCCTACAACGGCCAGGCCGATGTCGACCTCACGCTCGCGTCGTTCAGCGAAAGCGCGCCGGTGCACGTCCTGATCGTCGACGACGGCAGCATGCCGCCGATCGTCGCGCCGGCTATCGCCAATATGAAGATCGAAGTGCTGCGCATGGCGCGCAACGGCGGGATCGAACGCGCGTTGCAAACCGGCATTGATGCTCTTGCGCAGCGCGGCTTTCGCTACGCGGCGCGCATCGACGCGGGCGACCGCAGCGTGCCGCAGCGGCTCGCCAGGCAACGCGTGTTCATGGAATTGCATCCACGCGTGGCCGGCCTCGGCATGTGGACGCAAGTCGTCACCCGCGAAGGCAAGCCGCTCTTCATGCTGACGCCGCCCGCCGCACCGGACGCGATCCGCCGCTTGCGGTTTTTCCGCTCATGCCTCGCGCATCCTTCGATGATGCTGCGCATCGACGCCGTGCGCGCGGTCGGCAATTACCGCGCCGAGTATCGCTCCGCCGAAGATCTCGATCTCTTCGTGCGTCTGATGGAGCGCTACGACTGCGCAAACCTGCCGGAGCTCGGGCTCTACTACGAACTGAACGAAGGCGGCATCAGCGCGACCAAACGGCGCCGCCAGGTGAGTTCGACGCTGCGGCTGCAACTGCGCTACTTCAACGTCGCCAATGTGTACGACTGGCTCGGCCTCGGCAAAAATCTGTTGCATCTCGTGACGCCTTACCGCGCGCTGCAACGGATCAAGCGCAGCCTGCTCACGCCGCGCGCGAGCCACTAA
- a CDS encoding glycosyltransferase family 4 protein gives MKPALKSTPALRITLVCNTAWAIYTYRQGLIRTLVGRGVDVTVLAPRDRTFELLTAMGCRCIELPVASKGTSPRDDLRTLYALYRQYRTIRPHVVFHYTIKPNIYGSIAAKLAGVQSVAVTTGLGYVFIQQSRAAQVAKKLYRFAFRFPREIWFLNRDDQAAFVEQNLLVHPERARLLHGEGVDLAQFAFTPLAERAEFRFVLIGRLLWDKGVGEYVEAARRLRERYPHARFQLLGPVGVDNPSAITREEVAAWEQEGIIEYLGEAHDVRPFIAEADCVVLPSYREGVPRTLMEASAMGRPIVTTDVPGCREVVADGVNGLLCEVRSAESLAAALARMLDMSGAERRAMAERGRKKVAEEFDERVVVETYKDLVQKMTGVLL, from the coding sequence ATGAAGCCTGCCTTGAAGTCGACGCCCGCGTTGCGCATTACACTCGTCTGTAACACCGCCTGGGCAATCTATACCTATCGGCAAGGGCTGATCCGTACGCTGGTCGGACGCGGCGTCGACGTGACGGTGCTCGCGCCACGCGACCGCACGTTCGAACTGCTCACCGCCATGGGCTGCCGCTGCATCGAATTGCCGGTCGCCTCCAAAGGCACCAGTCCGCGCGACGACCTCCGCACGCTGTACGCGCTCTACCGGCAATACCGGACGATCCGCCCGCACGTGGTGTTCCATTACACGATCAAGCCGAATATCTACGGCTCGATCGCCGCGAAGCTGGCGGGCGTGCAGTCGGTTGCGGTCACAACCGGATTGGGCTACGTGTTCATCCAGCAGAGCCGCGCCGCTCAGGTAGCGAAAAAACTGTATCGTTTTGCGTTTCGTTTCCCGCGCGAAATATGGTTTTTGAATCGCGACGATCAGGCCGCGTTTGTTGAACAGAATTTGTTGGTGCATCCTGAGCGCGCGAGGTTGTTGCATGGCGAAGGCGTCGACCTCGCGCAGTTTGCCTTCACGCCGCTGGCTGAACGGGCGGAATTCCGCTTCGTGCTGATCGGGCGGCTCTTGTGGGACAAGGGCGTAGGCGAATATGTCGAAGCCGCGCGGCGCTTGCGTGAACGTTACCCGCACGCGCGGTTCCAGTTGCTCGGTCCGGTGGGCGTCGACAATCCCAGCGCGATTACGCGCGAAGAAGTGGCGGCGTGGGAACAGGAAGGCATCATCGAGTATCTTGGTGAGGCGCATGACGTGCGGCCTTTCATCGCCGAGGCGGATTGCGTTGTCCTGCCGTCGTATCGCGAAGGCGTGCCGCGCACGCTGATGGAAGCCTCCGCAATGGGCCGGCCGATCGTCACGACCGACGTGCCGGGCTGCCGCGAGGTGGTGGCGGACGGCGTCAACGGATTGCTGTGCGAAGTGCGCAGTGCAGAAAGCCTCGCGGCCGCGCTGGCGCGCATGCTCGACATGAGCGGCGCCGAACGGCGGGCCATGGCTGAACGCGGCCGGAAGAAAGTCGCGGAAGAATTCGACGAACGCGTGGTCGTCGAAACGTATAAGGACCTGGTGCAGAAAATGACGGGCGTTTTACTTTAA
- the galE gene encoding UDP-glucose 4-epimerase GalE, whose translation MTTKGTILVTGGAGFIGSHTCVELLNGGYDVVVIDNLVNSNRESLRRVEKIAGKAVTFYEADARDEAALNRIFDAHPITGAIHFAALKAVGESVAKPIEYYSNNVGSLLTLLGVMRERNVKQFVFSSSATVYGVPKSSPIDESFPLSATNPYGQSKLIAEQVLRDLEVADPSWRIATLRYFNPVGAHESGLIGEDPAGIPNNLMPYVAQVAVGKLEKLRVFGGDYDTPDGTGVRDYIHVVDLARGHLAALDALVKRDASFVVNLGTGQGYSVIDVVKAFEKAAGRPVPYEIVARRPGDVASCFADPAAAEKIIGWHAQFGIERMCADHWRWQSTNPQGFA comes from the coding sequence ATGACCACGAAGGGCACGATTCTGGTAACGGGCGGCGCGGGCTTTATCGGCTCGCACACCTGTGTCGAACTGCTGAACGGCGGTTACGACGTCGTGGTAATCGACAATCTCGTGAACAGCAACCGCGAATCGCTGCGGCGCGTGGAAAAAATCGCCGGCAAGGCGGTGACTTTCTACGAAGCCGACGCGCGCGACGAAGCTGCCCTCAACCGTATTTTCGACGCCCATCCGATCACGGGCGCGATTCACTTTGCCGCGCTGAAGGCGGTGGGCGAGTCGGTGGCCAAGCCGATCGAGTACTACAGCAACAACGTCGGCAGCCTGCTGACCCTGCTCGGCGTGATGCGCGAGCGTAACGTCAAGCAGTTCGTGTTCAGTTCGTCGGCCACGGTCTACGGCGTGCCGAAGAGCTCGCCGATCGACGAATCATTCCCGCTGTCGGCCACCAATCCCTACGGCCAGTCCAAGCTGATCGCCGAACAGGTATTGCGCGATCTGGAAGTGGCCGATCCGTCGTGGCGCATTGCCACACTGCGCTACTTCAATCCGGTCGGCGCGCACGAAAGCGGCCTGATCGGCGAAGATCCCGCCGGCATTCCGAACAACCTGATGCCGTATGTCGCGCAGGTGGCGGTCGGCAAGCTGGAGAAGCTGCGCGTGTTCGGCGGCGACTACGACACGCCCGACGGCACCGGCGTGCGCGACTATATCCACGTCGTCGATCTGGCGCGCGGACACCTGGCCGCGCTCGACGCCCTGGTCAAGCGCGACGCCAGCTTCGTGGTGAACCTCGGCACGGGCCAAGGCTATAGCGTGATCGATGTGGTCAAGGCATTCGAGAAGGCCGCCGGCCGGCCGGTGCCGTATGAAATCGTGGCGCGCCGCCCCGGCGACGTCGCCTCGTGTTTCGCCGATCCGGCCGCGGCCGAGAAGATCATCGGCTGGCACGCGCAGTTCGGCATCGAGCGGATGTGCGCGGATCACTGGCGCTGGCAGTCCACGAATCCGCAAGGATTCGCCTGA
- a CDS encoding ABC transporter substrate-binding protein, whose product MGIRLKSVVGALALCALVNTSYAADPIKIGVDGPFTGGSSSMGVSMRDGVRLATAEINKAGGVLGRQIVLVERDDEAKNERGVQIAQELINKEKVVAVVGYINTGVALASQRFFQEAKIPVFNNVATGSIVTKQFTDQPDNYVFRNAAADRIQAPMIVEEAVTKRGFKKVAILADSTNYGQLGREDLEKALAAKGVKPVAVEKFNIKDVDMTAQLLKAKEAGAEAVLTYGIGPELAQIANGMAKLGWKVPLIGSWTLSMANYIDNASTNGEGARMPQTFIQEANTPRRKAFIDAYLKEFKPKNNRIDSPVSAAQGYDSVYLLAAAITQAGSTDGPKVRAALESLNTKVEGVVMVYDKPFTHDDHEAISPNVPVVGEVKGGRVVYAYEADKKGGSQLRIKQASSSN is encoded by the coding sequence ATGGGAATTCGCCTGAAGAGCGTCGTGGGTGCGCTCGCGCTTTGTGCCCTCGTCAATACCAGCTACGCGGCCGACCCGATCAAGATCGGCGTCGACGGACCTTTCACCGGTGGCTCGTCTTCGATGGGCGTGAGCATGCGCGACGGCGTGCGCCTCGCGACCGCCGAGATCAATAAGGCCGGTGGCGTGCTGGGGCGCCAGATCGTGCTGGTCGAGCGCGACGACGAAGCGAAAAACGAACGCGGCGTGCAGATCGCGCAAGAGCTGATCAACAAGGAAAAAGTCGTGGCGGTGGTGGGCTACATCAACACCGGCGTCGCGCTCGCCTCGCAGCGCTTCTTCCAGGAAGCGAAGATTCCGGTCTTCAACAACGTCGCCACGGGCAGTATCGTGACGAAGCAGTTCACCGACCAGCCGGATAACTACGTGTTCCGCAATGCCGCCGCGGACCGCATCCAGGCACCGATGATCGTCGAAGAGGCTGTGACCAAGCGCGGCTTCAAGAAGGTCGCGATTCTCGCCGACTCGACCAACTACGGTCAGCTCGGCCGCGAAGACCTCGAAAAAGCGCTCGCCGCCAAAGGCGTGAAACCCGTCGCCGTCGAGAAATTCAATATCAAGGACGTCGACATGACCGCGCAGCTGCTCAAGGCCAAAGAGGCCGGCGCGGAAGCGGTGCTGACGTACGGGATCGGACCGGAACTCGCGCAGATCGCCAACGGCATGGCCAAGCTCGGCTGGAAGGTGCCGCTGATCGGCAGCTGGACCCTGTCGATGGCGAACTACATCGACAACGCGAGCACCAACGGCGAAGGCGCGCGCATGCCGCAGACCTTCATTCAGGAAGCGAACACGCCGAGGCGCAAAGCCTTCATCGACGCGTACCTGAAGGAATTCAAGCCGAAGAACAACCGCATCGACTCGCCGGTGTCCGCCGCGCAAGGCTACGACTCGGTCTATCTGCTGGCCGCCGCGATCACCCAGGCCGGCTCGACCGATGGCCCGAAAGTGCGCGCCGCGCTCGAAAGCCTCAACACCAAGGTGGAAGGCGTCGTGATGGTCTACGACAAGCCGTTCACGCACGACGACCACGAAGCGATCAGCCCCAACGTGCCGGTGGTCGGCGAGGTCAAGGGCGGCCGCGTGGTCTACGCGTACGAAGCCGACAAGAAAGGCGGCAGCCAGTTGCGCATCAAGCAGGCAAGCTCCTCGAACTGA